A window of Anabas testudineus chromosome 7, fAnaTes1.2, whole genome shotgun sequence genomic DNA:
AGACATCAGCCCTGAAAGCAGAACATTATCGAATGGACAAGAACAGCGGAGCACAAAGCAGTGTGTCTGCATTGTCAGTTCAAGAAAAGGACCAGGACCTGATGCTTCTGCAGACAAAGCTGAGCAAGAAGGTACAGTGGCCTCTCAGACCCAGAGGGACTCGCATGCTCAGATCAATGAAGTCCAGGTTCACATCAAGTCTCAGGATTTAATGCTAAGTAAGGAGATAGACGAGGTTAAACACATGGAGCAGGACCTGCAGAGGACCGAGgataaaaatctgtttctcatTACATGTCTGAATCAGGAACTGAATCATGTGCAGATCAAAATGAAGGAGGAACGGCAGCTGGCCTCTCAGACCCAGCAGGGCTTGGGGGCTCAAGTCAGTGAGGCTCAGGCACTCATTGAATCCCATGACTTATTGCTGAGCCAGTTGGTAGAGGAGCATAAACAGACGAAGCAAGACCTGCAGAGAGTCCAAAGCCTGTTCACTTCAACAGAGAAGGAACtaaacagtgagagagagaaaagcataGACCTGGAAAGACAGAACAGATTGCTAGGAGAGGAAAAATTGAAGCTTTGTGCAGAGCTGAACCAGGTCCAGACCAAGTTGGTCCAGATGGAGGAAAGTGTCCAAACTCAGGCAGCTGAGTGTGAACGTCACCAGCAGAAAATCagggagctggagctgcaggttAAAGACAACTCCACAAACAGAGCTACCACATTTAGTGTGGAGGGAGTTGTGTCTGGTGAGAGCAGCAGCCTGGAAAGAGAGGTTAGGGATCTGTCTGACACTTTGTCAGCTCCAATAGCTCTACGGCtaactgaccagatcaacaCAGTGATGGAGACTATTGAGAAGCTttgggaggagaagagggaacTGTTGCACAAGCTAAGTGAAGCAGAGGAAATGGGCAGTAAAGGCATGATGGCAAAGGCATGATGGCAGCCTCTAATGCCCAACACAGGATGGAACtgttagaagaagaaaacagacaccTACAGGACCAGATCCTAAAGCTCTCCAGTCAAGTTTGTTGCTTGcagaaaaactgagaaagacCCAGTCATTGTACAACAGGGAGAATGACAAGACCCTGAATCTCACCTTGCCACTGGTTCCTCAACAGACAAAATCATCAATCATAGCTCTTTCAACAGTGACcggtaataacaataataacataaacaatAGCTCTGTTAAAAGTGACCagtaatgacaataacaatatttaACACCAGCCCATACGGTCGAGGCAGAGGCCGTCCTtcttgagcctggttctgctagaggtttcttccggtaaagggagtttttcctctccaccgtTTCCTAGTGTTTGCTCAAGTGGaatttttgggtttttttattaaatcccATAATCAGCAGGTAAAGTCTGTTTACAATTAGGTCACCTAGAAGATAAACTTTAAGAGCTctgaaaaaaaactttaaaaaaaaacaatgtttcttTCTCATATGGCAATTTAATTGGCAGTACATTAATAAAGGTTCATCAATCAATGAGCAATGCTGACTGAAATAGCGTACTTTATACTCCACTTGCAAATGTTGTTTCTAATTCAATTGTaatataatgaattaataaaatctaaagtaTAATTATGGATTAAGTACACATGAGTTAAGTCATATAAACCTCTGCACCATTACCATCAGTTTTAGTTCCACACCTACAGTGACAGACATTAAAGAGATATTCATGGCATGAAGGATGAGTGGATGGATAAATTATGGATAATTTCTTCTATACACTATATAAAAGATATCGCATTAAtattaaacaacagaaatacaaaatataatgaCTGAATAAAGTAAATCAGGTTGTGACTTTCACTCACATCATTATTGCATCCACAGTTGTGGCATTTAGTCATCTTCTGCTTGAATAAACATATGGATGAAATAcaatatagatagatagatagatagatagatagatagatagatagatagatagatagatagatagatagatagatagatagactttattcatcccacgatggggaaattcttctgtctacagcagcaaggtgacattaaataggacatAATAGGATTATTAAGCATTCAGTCCAGCTATAGCATTAGTACACTAGAAATTCACCAAATAGAATATGTAATATACACACAGTGGTCTGGAGGAAACTGACTTCTTATCCCTGAAGAGTGGAGTTTTATAACTTCAGGATTCATCTAATTAAGTTGGTAGGTAGTTTGAGGCTGACTCAGGTAATCAGACTGCCCGTGTTATGCAAAATGTACCTTTTGgtcctgtgcacacacatataggACTCTCTGGTCtcttttttcttacattttcatgctttgtagaaaccagtccaTGAATGGTTCGTTCAAAATTTACGTTTTTGTAAAAGTGTCAGGGACTCAATCCCTCCTCGGGCTGGGTCCAAACACCATCCACGACAACCAAGTCCACCATTGCTTTTCCTCGCAGACTCACtctgcaaaacagcagcagagtgcaATACACAGACAGTGCTCACCTGTTGGATGTACGAataacaaactgtggatttaatgGTTTTTGATTGAGCTCTTGTCAAGTACGTAGTAAAatcagtatgtttgtgttgttacaTGTGTAAGTTCTGACTGGTTTTTGGCTGCTGGATTCAATTCAAGACTAAACCTCAAAGATGGACTGAATGAACTTCTAACATGCTTGGTATGTGTGAATCATACAAATGTACAAGAATGActaaaagtggattttgcatgATATTGCACTCCTAACTCAAGGATGCGCttattagattttggtggttaaaggtcaaggtcactcTGAGCTAATCTTTTTCCATCAATGCCATAGGACATCTGGTACAAAGAACAGACATGCATTTAGACTGCAACCTAACTTCATGGCAGAGACATACAACTGTAATGCATGTagttgtaatttaataaatgttaatttattggATTTATTGGCTATTTGTTGGCGCCAATTGTCCCTGAAATTAATATGCAcatcagaaagaaaataaattgcaaTCATATCTCTCGATCATAGCTAATTGTGCACTCTTTTAAAgtgcaattaaattaaaattttagaAGTGCCAGTTGCCATTTTGTTTGGGCTGCAAGAAGTGACAGAACAGACAAGTTTCTTTCCTAATGAcatgtcacactgtgttttgaaAAATAATGATTATGGAAATTAGTTTCATAAGCCATCTCTCTCCCTTTGggaataatataaataaataaactgtcatCAGCCAGCATGAAGCACAGTGTTCATCAAGAGAAATGATTGGAGCTACAGGATCCATTGCAGACACAACTGCTGGTATTCAGTTGCCTCAGTGTGCCTTTATCATGCAGCTCTTGACTTCAGGGTTGCAGCTTATTCaaccaacaaaataaaagcaccacaAAGAGGATAATGTATTCTCAAGAGTAATTCAGCtcagaaattaattttaattattatttgagCTTCAAATTTTTCCTCTTTTGGCACACGAGGATTCAAATGAGTTTTGCACCTGTTAGTGtgtgcacttttatttttaatttacaattaaCTTGAGTCAGATTTTATGGAGGAGCTTGGCTGGGTAGCGTAATTACCAGCTGCtaaattgaaatgtaaatttgCTCTTTCTTCCCTCAGTGAAGCCGAGCACTTCAACAGTTTGCAGTGCAAGCATGTAAGACAAAGAGAGGCACTTCCTCAAATCAACTTGAAAGGTGTAATGTCACATTCAGTGCACAGCCACAAAGATGCAGAATGAAAAGCATTCCGTAAATCGCAGCAATAAAACAAGACGTGTTTATTCATCTCCTATATGCACAAGGCTTATTGGCATCCAGTGCCCACTGGAAAGAAAACTGTGAAGGAGACTGTGTGAGACATAAAGCATTTTCTGTCATCTGGCTGAGGAAAGCTGATACGActacatttgaatatttaatgcaATTAAAGGTCTGCTCTGTGCTTCTggctgtggatgtgtgtgaggTAGCAGCAGACTATTTCAGCCAGTcgctctgttctgttctgctgtttcAAAACAACCATGAGATTCGTGAATTCATAACTCTGCTGTGGGAATCTTCtttttgatgtttctgtgtgcatgctCTGAGGAGAGATCACCACTACTGATTCCACTTTTCCTGACCGATTTCCTCTTTCTGTAACACTGTGGCTGTTTAAACCTCTTACCCaacctgctttttgttttgtctgactcATCCTGTCCCTATCACCGTTGCTATTATTCTGCAGATGAGTGCTATTATTGTTCCCTTCATGCCATCTGTGAGATTTAGACCCCATTCAGTCAAAATATAGAGGGAAAGAAGGAAGGCTTATCCCTAAactcttctctgctctttcaTTATTTGCTTTCCTATCAGGGGAGCCTCTCTGCAGAGATCTGTGATTCATGCATCTTTGTAGTTGTATAAATATTTGGTGGTTGAAATTTTGATAAAGAAGTCAAGTCAGCTGAATTTTCCTCAGGGAGCTGTACTGACTGAATTCAGAGAGGCTTCACCACCCACTGTAATTGTTCCAtatgatgaagatgaaacatTCTGCTTGAAATAAAATGGAATAATGAAAGCACTGAGTCTTTTGAACAGTCTTCTACGTTTATTCTCATCCAGAGTTCCATTAATTTTTcactaagatcttgtattgatgatgggagagtccgactgctgcacaaagtcttctccagttcatcccaaagattcttaaCGTGGTTAAGgtctctgtggtggccaatccacgtgtgaaaatgatgtgtcatgctccctgaaccacttaAGCCTGATAGATCCAGACATTGGCATCCTGGCATATGTCCGTgggaagaaaaaatacattgatggaataacctggtcattcagtatatttagtTAGTCATGgtgggtgcatcacttcacccccctctcttcttaccctgatgctcccatcactctggaacagggtaaatctggactcatcagaccacatgatcttcttccattggacagttcatAACCCagtttagtagtttcatcaatctccttagatgttttctttgcttgctgCATATctaataatttgacccttctgaaacagattaacatcttttccacaatcacaggatgtgtcttcagacatggttgtttattaaataagaagctactcactgcatcttAAATAACTAGTTGGCAGTTGAAAAATGTTATagcaatgtttttgtgttgtgttatgttgGCCGGCACCGCGAGGAAAAGATGTGGGAGCAGGTGTGACCTCACTCATGTTGCTGAATCCTTTCAATatctagttgtttttttattcattagcATGCAGAAAGAACACTTCAAGACAAGAGTAATGTCGGTCTTTCTTTTCTATACTAACTCCTACCATCCAGAAACACATGGGTTTGTACTGTCTATAACACGAGTGCTATATTATAAGTCTATATGAAATGTAGCAAGCTCGCTGttctattaaaatgaaatgaaactgaagaatgCAGTAAAGTGAGTATTATAATGAGGCTTGTACCGTTACAGTTCATTTCTTGTAGTGTATGCATCACTGTAAATATACTATTAATTGTGAGACCCAACCGATCCAAACCACTGACAGGTAAAGTGGATAACGCTGCCGAACGTAAACAGTCAGTTGTTGAAGTTGATATTTTGGaagcagttaaataaaaataaaacagctactAGTGCTGGAAAATGTAATGTGACCAGTATGTGTTGcatcagtgagtgtgtgtgttcatcaaATGGTGACTATACAAATACACTGGATAGGATTAGAACTGCCTAATCCTAAAGCATGACCAGGAAATCTACTGATATTTAACACATATAGGTAAAGATGCtccaaataaaagacaaaggcaCTGAAGCAGTGTCCAACTTTTGGCTTTACTTCAAAACCACTGTCCGTAGGAGGAAGGAATTTAATTTTCAAtgcaattcaattttatttatatggcaccaaatcacaacagaagtcatttcaaggcactttacagcgTTTAAGGttgaagaccttacaaaatatacaaaatacaacatATGTGACTTTTAAAGAGGAAATAACACGTTGTTCCTCTTGGAAATGAGAAATTGGATTTAACTCCACTGCCCTCAGGTCACAGGTACACGGCTCTGAGATGCAGGACGGTCCGCTTTGGAAGAAGCCTAATCCCCCCTAGTCATCACATTCCTCAATAACAGACCTCGCTGAGTTATGCTGTCGtttactgttattattgttatcgttgctgttattgtgttgttgtgtctaTTGTACTCTGTCAAACAGGTGCAGTGTTGTGGATAAGGATTTCCCCTTGGGGACAATAAAGTCAAAGTCATTCATAGGGAATAAAATGCAAAATTGCTCAGTTGAACACATTCTGCTGCATCAGCCCTTCATGGTCCGGCAGTAACTGATTTTAGCTAATGTTAGAAAACTTTAGATAGAAATGACTGTAGCTGATATCACTGAATTAGTTTGATGACTTCATTACTATTGTTTGCTTGTAACCCCAGAGATCTTCAGTTTCATAGTTCAGtcattttagcttttaaaaaatTTGTCTGAGGCGACTGGTGAGATTTTGCAGGTTGTTGAATGAACTTAGAACATGTTGTGTAGGGAAGTCACAGTGTTTACAGTCACAGAATGAGGCTTGATGACAGACAGGTGAGTGGCAACACGATCACAGATTGTTGTACCTTAGTATCCAGATGAGAACATCAGTGTTGCTAGGCAATGCCGTGCTGTGCCCTGCACATTATGAAAAGCCGTACCTACTGGCTATttgctattttctttttacatgtgATTCAGGTGAATTCATGCTGTTCCTGTTCCTCTGTGTTGTCGGCTCTGgagatgcttttatttgttgtaataATGCTTGTTGCACCAACCATAGTGTCTCttttattccattttatttatttattgtcttcTTCCATACTCAGGAAGGTGACTGTATATTTATAACTGATCATTTGCTCAGACTGAAAAGGCTATAGAAAAGTAGCATTGATTTGGATTCATGTACTTTAATAAAAGCCTTGTTTAAAGGTAACAGCCCTTTTATTTGAGTCACCCTTCTCTATTGTGACCAGTAAACATATttcaaaaactgaatttaagcTACATTCAGTAGAGGCAGATATCTGATGAACACCAGACTGTGGTGATGAGTGACTCAGAGGCAGGAAGGGTTCATAAAGCCTATGTCTGAAACAATTAGACCTTTGCTTGCTTATTATTTTCTAGTCCAGACTGCCCCGTGAGGACGTCTCAGCTCTGTGAGGAGAGAAGGGCAGGAAGATTTTCAATCTCAGCTCCATTAGGTAATATCTAATTGACTTTTGCACAGCCGCTATCAGTCTTTTCCTCAGCTCATTACTGTATGCCAGCTCTGAAATACGAATCACTGAAACACCCAGTGGATACTGACATTATATTATTACTAACAATGGATTATTCAATTCTGAAATCAATAATTAGATGAggcacattttccaaaataataaaGGTGAAataggaaggaaggaagatCTTATATAGTCTCATGTAGGCTGCAGAAAATGATGctgttttctgattttctgtTGCCTGCCACATGTCCAGCCTGTTTGAATATGACAGCTGTGACACTTTGAAAACACTCGAGTAAATGAAACCTCCATTGATGGACTTGCAATGAGGCTGAGATCCATTCTCAAAGTCAGAAAttactgaataaaaatgttgtcatgATTTAAACTGGCTCCAAATATTTTTCCCTCACCAATTTCCCTGAGGACTCTTCAGCCAGAGCTTAACTTTTATCCCATCAGCCAGTTTTCATTTCCTCCACACAGGGACATGTGAGGCAGGCCTCTGCAACAGCATTCAGAAATAGCACCAGCGTAATGGCTTCAGTGAAATAGACTTTGCCAGCAGTGTGAACATAACTACTCCTAATTTTTGTTatgtcacagtcacagcagtGTCATCCACGCATCGCACGCAGAACGGCGAGGCGGTGCGAGCTGACTAATGTGGCACTATTTATGGACGTCAGTGAGAGCTTCATGATTAACTGTGTCAAGTGTGGGAGGCAGTGCTTTCACACGCAGGGAAATTTACACCATACCCTTCCTCTCCGCTGATTCGACCCATCTGATTTATCTAACGGCTCTGGTGTCTCATCTGCAGGCTGCCTGGTGCCCTTCACTGTGAAAAACACATATGCTTTATATTTAAGGAGGGAAACCACATGGACTACAGAGTGTCTGGGTTACACATGCAAATCTGTGACTACAAAGACCACAGTCATACATGCTGCAAGTGATGGGCAGCATCAGCAAGAGTATAGAAGCAATCAATGAGTGTAAATTCGTTGTCCACAGTCGACATGTTGATATCAGAGAAGTCACCGTTTGGGTTTAGCCGGTTAGCATTCCAGCGTTCACTAATCGGTATTAAATTCAAAACTCATCAGTCACAGAAATAATTCACCCTCTCTAATTGATTGACTGATCAATGGTGAGTCCACACTTTACAATACATTTTGGAGAACATGTCCACTGAAGATACTTTTGACAGGTTACATATTGGAGCTTTAAAGGACTACTAGGAACACGGATGTCTGAACCGAATTTCATCTGATGGCTTTTGAGACCATTCTGTTCAAAATGCAAACATCAATTTGCCGGTGGTGGGTTAGGGTTATCAAAGTTAGGTACTTTTTGTCCTCTGGGCAACGTGAATGACTGCAAGCCCACAAAGTTTTATGAGAATATATCCAATAGTTGTGGAGATATTTCAGTTTGGACCAAAGCAGTGGAATGACTCACACTGCCAATGCTGGAGACACACACCACACTGTGTCAAAATGAAGGGAAGAGGTTTGTTGCTTCAAACAAccagatttttttgtattagtGCACTCCACATCTGgctgcagcacagcacacagacGAGGGCTGCTGGAGATTATTTGCTGGGACTCGACTTAGCCGTCGGGCTTGGCAGACCCTGCCTCTGACAACTACATTGTCTAAAGCTTCAGGAGATTAGCTGATCCACAGCCGCTGCCAGGCACCGATATGACTGCTGCTGGATTTACAGCAGGCCCACTGAAAGGAAGTCGGGTCTGGGTCTGGCTCTCTGACAGACAGGTGAGCTTATTTCATCAGAGCAGTGGAACGAGGAGGGtgaaaaatgtctgcagtgCTGTTATGGCTGTATGGGGGCAGAGGTTAGGTCCCTCCAGCGATGCCACCACCCAAAGGCAATCTCAATTTAAAAGATTCTCATTACCCCCAAGCAGCCACAATCAGGTATGCTATAAATCCTTTGGATCCACTTTATTTTGGAGTGGGCTGACAGTGAGCCTACACACTAGCTCCCAGCTTTCCAGGACCTCCaacctcacactcacacagggcTAATCCACTGATTACAGTGGCTACTCAAATTAACATTAACTGGGTGTCATGTTCATGGATGGATGCTTAATTAATTTCTCACATCTCCATTAAAGCTCCACATCACATCCTCTGATGTATGCaagtgttcctctctctctttttttttattcttcagtgaTTATCCATTCCAGTCTAACGCATTGCCACTTTCTGTGACTCTATTTCTATCCCCTCAACTAACATTAGTCTTGAGACTAATGGAAAAGCTGAAACAGTTTCGGGACCTGATGTGTGCCGTCTCCTTACATATTTTACAGCCAGACTGGTTCAAGTAAGGGCTGCCTGCCCTTGTGGAAAAGACCAAACTGTTATCTTCTATTAGAACCTAATCTCACCAGCTATAACTGCGGGAACCTCCTGTAAATTTTTACGACATATGCTCAGGGAGCTCCACATATGGTGCAGAGACTGAGCCATGCTGCCTGTCTGATGAGTAAACATGAATTCCTATGTTAGTAGGGACGAGAGCAAAATGAAAGAGCAAACTGATGAGAGGCACACTGAATCTAAACATCAGATTATATTGGAACTCATGCAAAGACACGGCACTATAAATCATAGAGGTATGTATTATCTCTGATTCTTGCGTAGGTGGATTTTGGACTTTCCACCGTTTTGGTCGTACAAAAAGCTGCTTCACTGACAGGGAATGAAAATCAGATGGAAAAGCTGTTTTTCGAAAGAGTTCAAGGTCTCCAGCGCTCacggaaaaaaataaataaataaaagatcatTTGGATGTAAAACATTCAGCTAAGCTCAGAGTCCCCAAAATCCTTCTCGCCATTAATTATTAGTGCATCAGCTCCAAGTTTGGTCTCATGATGATTTCACAGATGGAAGCTTGGGCTCTTTGGCTTCTAGCATTTTTAGATTCATGTATGTTTTAAGAAAATATGGTGACTATATCTAAGACTGCAGGCAACATGTCTACATcttatttcatgtatttcagTGTCATGAGAACAGCTCACAGATTGGATCCACTAGTCTAGTGGGTCATTATACACAGGATGTACTACACCACAATAGCCCCTCTAGTTTTCAGCAGTGTacataaataagtaataaagaTTTGAGCCAGCCTGCTGCGAGCACTGCAgcattcattttctgctgttaaATGTCTTGTTAGTGGCACATCCTGCTACTCTCTTTCTCCCCAGCATGATTGGAGCTAATTGTTTTCGGTATGCATCACTGAAATACTCCTAGAAAGCAATAATAAAGAgcatacagcagcagcacaacagtGCAGACAACAGCTCGTCAGCCTATCACTCTCTGTTGTTCTGAGCAATTTGTCACCACAgatttcttctttgtttatatattttggGTTTGGCTCACTGTTCGTGCGTGGTTAACTTCCATCTTTATTATCGCTGGTGAGGATTTGGGCATCAACTCAGGGGTTTTCACCtggcagagcagctgttgaATACGGCATGAACAGATGTTCATTCACACCTTCTTCTGTAAGTTTGCAGCTGCAGATTGAGGTCATGGCAATGTTTCTCCTTACAACTTCACACATCACTTCCAAAAAAAATTTCTGTGCGTTTGTTCTCCCTGCCAGAGACCCTCTGTTTTATCCTGTTTTTAACAGGTCCAGAATAAAAATTAGAATTAATTTTCTGGCAGCATTTATTTGTATGTCACCCTTTTAAAAACTGGAACTTTACATGTTCAGGTGTGGTTTGaatcattttcagctttttgttgGTTTCAATGCGTCCAGAATGAAATCTTCATAAACTATGAGTGGTTTGTCTGGATGTTTTTAACAGGAACTCAGGGAATTCTCCTGGCTATGTGGGGCAGCTCTCCTGACTGATGACGACATTTGAGTTTTTCAGTGTGATGTCTTAATGACACGTCACTGCTCACACCTGtt
This region includes:
- the LOC113167215 gene encoding X-linked retinitis pigmentosa GTPase regulator-interacting protein 1-like, whose translation is MFDLQDQLSVEDVQADERRHLEGTVGWDLSETSALKAEHYRMDKNSGAQSSVSALSVQEKDQDLMLLQTKLSKKINEVQVHIKSQDLMLSKEIDEVKHMEQDLQRTEDKNLFLITCLNQELNHVQIKMKEERQLASQTQQGLGAQVSEAQALIESHDLLLSQLVEEHKQTKQDLQRVQSLFTSTEKELNSEREKSIDLERQNRLLGEEKLKLCAELNQVQTKLVQMEESVQTQAAECERHQQKIRELELQVKDNSTNRATTFSVEGVVSGESSSLEREVRDLSDTLSAPIALRLTDQINTVMETIEKLWEEKRELLHKLSEAEEMGSKGMMAKA